One stretch of Fibrobacter sp. UBA4297 DNA includes these proteins:
- a CDS encoding ATP-dependent 6-phosphofructokinase, which produces MTQDDIIKNPLDYDLSIETVGKGTLKSPMNGVPFVSENDKVSLTTDVNLISEYLAKGIPVPSLEVAGPRQTIFHDPAWTRAGIVTCGGLCPGLNNVIKGLVQVLWFDYGVRNIFGIPYGYRGLNPNYGYSPIVLDPDVVDAIQEDGGTILGSSRGMQDPAIMVDTLMRLNINVLFCIGGDGTLRGAHAIAEEVKKRKQPISIIGIPKTIDNDLNLIDRTFGFETAVLSATNVITSAHIEANGAFNGLGLVKLMGRDSGFIAAYASLATTVVNICLVPEVPFTLDGLFKALESRYASGKTHAVIAVAEGAGQELFKNQEERRDASGNILKNDIGEFLTRKIKEHFDSVGKEINIKYFDPSYTVRSIPAKGTDAIFCFQLAESAVHAGMAGKTDMVVGSMNNVFSHVPIEYAVSERKKINPNGTLWHAVLGITRQQDYFSGKGKRSK; this is translated from the coding sequence GAAACCGTTGGCAAGGGCACGCTTAAGTCCCCGATGAACGGCGTTCCTTTCGTTTCCGAAAATGACAAGGTCAGCCTTACCACTGACGTCAATCTCATCTCTGAATACTTAGCGAAGGGCATCCCGGTACCTTCACTCGAAGTGGCCGGCCCCCGACAGACCATTTTCCACGACCCCGCCTGGACGCGTGCAGGTATCGTCACTTGCGGTGGCCTCTGCCCAGGCCTTAACAACGTCATCAAGGGCCTTGTACAGGTGCTCTGGTTCGACTATGGCGTAAGGAACATCTTTGGCATCCCGTACGGATACCGTGGCCTGAACCCGAATTACGGTTACTCCCCCATCGTGCTTGACCCGGATGTGGTCGACGCCATTCAGGAAGACGGCGGTACGATTCTCGGTAGCTCCCGCGGCATGCAGGACCCGGCCATCATGGTCGACACGCTCATGCGCTTAAACATCAACGTGTTGTTCTGCATCGGCGGTGATGGTACACTCCGCGGCGCACACGCGATTGCCGAAGAAGTCAAGAAGCGCAAACAGCCCATCTCGATTATCGGCATCCCGAAGACGATCGATAACGACTTGAACCTGATCGACAGGACGTTCGGTTTTGAAACCGCCGTGCTCAGCGCAACAAACGTGATTACCAGCGCCCACATCGAAGCAAACGGTGCATTCAATGGTCTTGGCCTTGTGAAGCTCATGGGTCGTGACTCCGGCTTTATCGCAGCCTACGCATCGCTTGCAACAACAGTTGTGAACATCTGCCTCGTCCCTGAAGTTCCTTTTACGCTTGACGGGCTCTTCAAGGCTCTCGAAAGCCGTTACGCCAGCGGCAAGACTCATGCCGTGATTGCCGTCGCCGAAGGCGCCGGACAGGAACTTTTCAAGAACCAGGAAGAACGCAGGGACGCAAGTGGCAACATCTTGAAGAACGATATCGGTGAATTCCTAACCCGCAAGATCAAGGAACATTTCGATAGCGTCGGCAAGGAAATCAACATCAAGTACTTTGACCCGAGCTACACGGTGCGTAGCATCCCCGCCAAAGGTACTGACGCCATTTTCTGCTTCCAGCTCGCTGAAAGCGCAGTACATGCAGGCATGGCAGGCAAGACGGACATGGTCGTTGGCAGCATGAACAACGTTTTCTCGCACGTGCCTATAGAATACGCCGTGAGCGAACGCAAGAAAATCAACCCCAACGGAACCCTGTGGCATGCCGTTCTCGGTATCACGCGCCAGCAGGACTATTTCTCCGGCAAGGGCAAACGCAGCAAGTAA